A genomic segment from Alistipes senegalensis JC50 encodes:
- a CDS encoding glycosyltransferase family 4 protein: MRVLMFGWEFPPHIAGGLGTACYGMTRGLARNGVNVTFVVPHAYGDEDQRFTHVLNASDVEAMYGSTGSGADDILEKMSFIHIDSNMVPYISPEEYEVYHEKYVKSGERTWSTTDAWKQRYTFSGKYGANLMEEVARYAVVAAQVAKDLEGQFDVIHAHDWLTYYAGIAAKLVSGKPLVVHMHATEYDRSGENVNTQVYAIERAGMHAADRVIAVSNLTRNIVINRYGVPADKVVTVHNAVRFAENSGKVPERGVKDKIVTFLGRITYQKGPDYFVEAAAKVLKRVPDVRFVMAGSGDMMNHVIRRVARLGIADRFHFTGFLRGEDVHKMFQLSDVYVMPSVSEPFGISPLEAMRSNVPVIISKQSGVAEVLDYAVKVDYWDVDALADAIYGLIKYPALSGMFASKGLEEVTNLKWNDAAAKIKTVYEAVIEENEKQSK, encoded by the coding sequence ATGAGAGTATTAATGTTCGGATGGGAGTTTCCGCCCCACATTGCGGGCGGACTGGGAACGGCCTGCTACGGAATGACCCGCGGACTGGCGCGCAACGGCGTCAACGTCACGTTCGTCGTCCCGCACGCCTACGGCGACGAGGACCAGCGCTTCACGCACGTGCTGAACGCCAGCGACGTGGAAGCCATGTACGGTTCGACGGGAAGCGGTGCGGACGACATTCTGGAAAAGATGTCGTTCATCCACATCGACTCGAACATGGTTCCCTACATCTCGCCGGAGGAGTACGAAGTCTATCACGAAAAATATGTCAAGTCGGGAGAGCGGACCTGGTCAACGACCGATGCCTGGAAACAACGCTACACCTTTTCGGGCAAGTACGGCGCCAACCTCATGGAGGAGGTCGCCCGCTATGCCGTGGTCGCCGCGCAGGTGGCCAAGGATCTGGAAGGGCAGTTCGACGTGATCCACGCCCACGACTGGCTCACCTACTATGCGGGCATCGCCGCCAAGCTCGTTTCCGGAAAACCGCTTGTGGTGCACATGCACGCCACGGAATACGACCGTTCGGGCGAGAACGTCAACACGCAGGTCTACGCCATCGAACGCGCCGGCATGCACGCCGCCGACCGGGTGATCGCCGTGTCGAACCTCACGCGCAACATCGTCATCAACCGCTACGGAGTCCCGGCCGACAAGGTCGTGACGGTGCACAACGCCGTGCGCTTCGCCGAGAACAGCGGCAAGGTTCCCGAACGGGGCGTCAAGGACAAGATCGTGACCTTCCTGGGACGCATCACCTACCAGAAGGGACCCGACTATTTCGTGGAGGCCGCCGCCAAGGTGCTGAAGCGCGTGCCCGACGTACGCTTTGTGATGGCCGGCTCGGGCGACATGATGAACCATGTCATCCGCCGCGTGGCACGGCTCGGCATCGCCGACCGATTCCACTTTACGGGATTCCTCCGCGGAGAGGATGTGCACAAGATGTTCCAGCTGTCGGACGTATACGTGATGCCTTCGGTGTCGGAGCCCTTCGGCATCTCGCCCCTCGAAGCGATGCGGTCGAACGTTCCGGTCATCATCTCGAAGCAGAGCGGCGTGGCCGAGGTGCTGGACTACGCCGTGAAAGTCGATTACTGGGACGTGGACGCCCTTGCGGACGCCATCTACGGACTGATCAAATACCCCGCCCTCTCGGGCATGTTCGCCTCGAAGGGGCTCGAAGAGGTCACCAATCTCAAATGGAACGACGCTGCGGCAAAGATCAAGACGGTTTACGAGGCCGTGATCGAAGAGAATGAGAAACAATCAAAATAG
- a CDS encoding glycogen debranching enzyme N-terminal domain-containing protein: protein MSALTFDKSELGNLEYSLQREMLATDRIGGYMSTTIVCCNTRRYHGLIVAPIDDSGRTYVLLSSLDETVIQHDQTFNLALHRFPGVYEPRGHKYITDFEYTPTPTITYRVGGVILKKEMLWIHKRTQLMIRYTLVDAHSETRLRLRPFLAFRDKHALTRANMAADGRSYPAVNGVKCRLYGSFPWLYLQTSKPGTEFVPAPDWYYNFEYQQDIARGYEGHEDLLTTGYFETELKKGESIIFSASLDEMGSTKTIEELFEGSIARRTHKIDFISCLEHSARQFLIRRPGNRTEVISGYPWHGVSGRQTFVSLPGITLEQDHKEDCIDALDYEVRTMQDGMFAGDASAAVAADAPLWFFWTLQRLEEQIGAKAVWERYGKAMKRVLEAYKQGVAGRVLLNENGLVWASSERVPLTWMNSVIDGVPVTPRNGYQVEVNTLWYNAVRYTLRLAGEHGDKKFVKTWESLPERTAASFNELFRLPEGYLADCIGCEGTSKEIRPNMILACGLPYKMIDEQTQLEVIRTVSQHLLTPKGLRTLSPRNPLYKGSQEGTPAERDFAGKNGSVWPWLLSFYVRACFDVNGDSFLPQAEEMLANFEEDIQTYGIGSIGELFDADPPFSPRGAISQAWSVAAVLDIYGMIRRRRPEEKPRKAEKAAKKPAAKSAKAGKSAVKKASAAKAAKPAAKKATAKR, encoded by the coding sequence ATGTCAGCACTTACTTTCGACAAAAGCGAATTGGGCAACCTGGAGTACTCGCTCCAGCGCGAGATGCTCGCAACGGACCGCATCGGCGGATACATGAGCACGACCATCGTCTGCTGCAACACCCGCCGCTACCACGGACTGATAGTGGCGCCGATCGACGACAGCGGCCGGACCTACGTCCTGCTCTCGTCGCTCGACGAGACGGTGATCCAGCACGACCAGACGTTCAATCTGGCGCTGCACCGATTCCCGGGAGTCTACGAACCCCGCGGCCACAAGTACATCACCGACTTCGAGTACACGCCGACCCCCACGATCACCTACCGCGTGGGCGGCGTCATCCTCAAGAAGGAGATGCTCTGGATTCACAAACGCACGCAGCTGATGATCCGCTACACGCTCGTGGACGCCCACTCCGAAACGCGTCTGAGACTGCGCCCGTTCCTGGCCTTCCGCGACAAACACGCGCTGACCCGCGCCAACATGGCCGCCGACGGACGCTCCTATCCGGCGGTCAACGGCGTAAAATGCCGCCTCTACGGTTCGTTCCCGTGGCTCTACCTCCAGACGAGCAAACCCGGCACGGAATTCGTGCCGGCGCCCGACTGGTACTACAATTTCGAATACCAGCAGGACATCGCCCGCGGCTACGAGGGACACGAAGACCTGCTGACGACGGGCTATTTCGAAACCGAGCTCAAAAAGGGCGAGAGCATCATCTTCTCGGCGTCGCTCGACGAGATGGGCTCGACGAAGACCATCGAAGAGCTCTTCGAAGGCTCCATCGCCCGCCGCACGCACAAGATCGACTTCATCAGCTGCCTCGAACACTCGGCGCGGCAGTTCCTGATCCGCCGTCCGGGCAACCGCACGGAGGTCATATCGGGTTACCCGTGGCACGGGGTTTCGGGGCGCCAGACCTTCGTCTCGCTGCCCGGCATCACCCTGGAGCAGGACCACAAGGAGGACTGCATCGACGCCCTCGACTACGAGGTGCGCACCATGCAGGACGGCATGTTCGCCGGGGACGCCTCGGCGGCCGTGGCCGCGGACGCTCCGCTGTGGTTCTTCTGGACGTTGCAGCGGCTCGAAGAGCAGATCGGCGCCAAGGCCGTCTGGGAACGCTACGGCAAGGCGATGAAACGGGTGCTGGAAGCCTATAAGCAAGGCGTCGCGGGACGGGTGCTGCTCAACGAGAACGGACTCGTATGGGCCTCGTCGGAGCGCGTGCCCCTGACGTGGATGAACTCGGTGATTGACGGAGTGCCCGTCACCCCGCGCAACGGCTATCAGGTCGAGGTCAACACCCTGTGGTACAACGCCGTGCGCTACACGCTGCGGCTGGCGGGCGAACACGGCGACAAGAAGTTCGTGAAAACCTGGGAGTCGCTGCCCGAACGGACCGCGGCGTCGTTCAACGAACTGTTCCGTCTGCCGGAGGGCTATCTGGCCGACTGCATCGGCTGCGAAGGGACTTCGAAGGAGATCCGCCCGAACATGATCCTCGCCTGCGGACTCCCCTACAAGATGATCGACGAGCAGACCCAGCTGGAGGTGATCCGCACCGTGAGCCAGCACCTCCTGACCCCCAAGGGGCTGCGGACGCTCTCGCCCCGCAACCCGCTCTACAAGGGTTCGCAGGAGGGTACGCCCGCCGAACGCGACTTCGCCGGCAAGAACGGCTCGGTATGGCCGTGGCTGCTGTCGTTCTACGTGCGGGCCTGCTTCGATGTCAACGGCGATTCGTTCCTGCCGCAGGCCGAAGAGATGCTGGCCAACTTCGAGGAGGACATCCAGACCTACGGCATCGGTTCGATCGGAGAGCTGTTCGACGCCGATCCCCCGTTCTCACCCCGCGGAGCCATTTCGCAGGCGTGGAGCGTGGCGGCCGTGCTGGACATCTACGGCATGATCCGGCGCCGGCGGCCGGAAGAGAAGCCCCGAAAGGCGGAGAAAGCCGCGAAAAAACCGGCGGCGAAGAGTGCGAAAGCCGGAAAAAGCGCCGTCAAGAAGGCGTCCGCCGCAAAAGCGGCGAAGCCCGCAGCGAAAAAAGCGACCGCCAAGAGATAA